One Gemmatimonadota bacterium DNA segment encodes these proteins:
- a CDS encoding putative DNA binding domain-containing protein, with product MKRSELLELIAGGENSGVEFKRDDLRPEQLAREVVALANFQGGRVLLGVEDDGSITGIQRDHLERWVMDSVFGRLVHPMILPFYEEVPIDDVRRVAVITVTQGATKPYVVWYRGREDIYIRVGSTSQLASREQQARLFAAGGLIHTELLPVSGSGLSDLSRERLADYLTAIVGDRDVPETDEAWNERLCALGFMVEREDGPPACTIAGLILFGYRPRRLLRHAGIRWMCFDGEDKTYEALDDQVIEGPLVDLWRVLSGGRELVEKGLIERLADAMRPFVSEEAGQVDESMRRERRWHYPLDALREGIVNALTHRDWTRYEQIEVARYADRIEITSPGALQNGMTIEKMVAGQRIPRNLLISETLRDYSYSDARGMGVRNKIIPLMRAQNGVDPEFEATEDYLRLTLRRGSLQSSG from the coding sequence ACTCTGGTGTAGAGTTTAAGCGGGATGATTTGCGCCCGGAACAACTCGCGAGGGAGGTGGTGGCACTCGCCAACTTTCAGGGGGGGCGCGTCCTTCTCGGCGTGGAAGACGACGGTTCCATCACCGGCATACAGAGAGATCATCTCGAGCGTTGGGTGATGGATTCCGTATTCGGACGCTTGGTGCATCCAATGATACTGCCGTTCTACGAGGAAGTTCCTATAGACGATGTGCGCCGTGTCGCGGTCATTACGGTTACGCAAGGAGCGACCAAACCCTATGTCGTGTGGTATCGCGGCAGGGAAGATATTTATATACGGGTTGGCAGTACGTCTCAACTGGCTTCGCGTGAGCAGCAAGCGCGGCTTTTCGCTGCTGGCGGTTTGATTCACACAGAGTTATTGCCGGTTTCCGGTAGCGGCCTTAGCGATTTGAGCCGAGAGCGACTGGCGGATTATCTCACAGCGATTGTCGGAGATCGAGATGTACCGGAGACCGACGAGGCGTGGAACGAGCGGCTTTGCGCGTTGGGATTTATGGTCGAGCGGGAGGATGGCCCGCCTGCCTGTACGATTGCCGGGTTGATTTTGTTCGGTTATCGACCGCGCCGCCTGTTGCGCCATGCCGGTATTCGCTGGATGTGTTTCGATGGGGAGGATAAGACTTATGAGGCTCTTGACGATCAGGTGATTGAAGGGCCGCTTGTCGATCTCTGGCGGGTATTGTCGGGGGGGCGTGAACTTGTGGAAAAGGGTCTTATTGAACGCCTTGCCGATGCAATGCGTCCATTCGTGTCCGAGGAGGCGGGGCAAGTAGATGAGTCTATGCGTCGAGAACGGCGTTGGCACTATCCGCTGGACGCGCTTCGCGAAGGCATTGTCAACGCGCTCACGCATCGGGACTGGACGCGGTACGAGCAAATCGAGGTGGCCCGTTACGCAGATCGCATTGAGATTACAAGCCCCGGTGCGTTGCAAAATGGCATGACAATTGAAAAAATGGTCGCCGGTCAGCGCATTCCCCGCAATTTGCTTATCTCCGAGACATTGCGGGACTATAGCTATTCCGATGCGCGCGGCATGGGGGTGAGAAACAAGATCATTCCTCTGATGCGGGCGCAAAACGGCGTTGACCCGGAGTTTGAGGCGACAGAAGATTACTTGCGGTTGACGCTGCGCCGAGGCTCACTACAGAGTTCAGGATAA